GAGCAGGTGAAACGGGAGGGCCGCGCGAGAACGCTGCGAGCCAGACGGTGCGCAGGCGCGGGGGTTCGGAAGGCTGAACAAAGCGGGCGCTGCCATCGAAAACCGCCTCAAGAACGAGGGGCGACAAGCCTGGCAGCAAGGCTGCGTGCCCGGCGTGCGGCAGGCAGAACGGACAGGCATTGCGCTCGCTGCCGGTTTCGAGCGGGGTGTCACGCTCCTCCTCCGCCGACAGATCGACCAGGATCATGCCGCCGGTGGTGCAGATCTCCGTCCACCGTCCAGGATCGCTCGCGCGCAGCAGCGCCTGCCCTAGTACGGGCATGAGCGCGCTCAGCAGGATCACGAATATCGCGACCCGCGCAGCAAGCACCTGGTGATGGAAACGTCTGATCATGAACAGAACGGGACTGAATCGGAACGGTGGAAACGCGCCGGCCGAGCTGACACCGCACCCAGTGCGGATGTCCGGCTGACCGGCCCGGGTGATCAGTGCATCTTGTTCATCTGCATGCCGCCGGCCGCGCTGTTGAGCGGACGCACCGGCGCATTGATCTCAACGCTTTCACGCTTGCCGTCCTTGCCTTCGACGACAACGGTCAGCGGCACCATGTCACCCTCTTTCACCTGTGCATTGAGGTTGATGAGCATGACGTGATAGCCGCCGGGCTTGAGCTCGACCGCCTTGCCGGCCGGCAGATCCAGACCGGGAATGGCGCGCATCTTCATCACATCCTTCTCCATGACCATCTCGTGCACTTCAACCACTTTGGCTGCGGGCGAACGAACCTCCACAAGCTTGGCATCCACCGGCGACGTGATCTGCATGAATGCACCGGTCGCTTTCTGTTGCGGAACGGTAGCGCGTACCCAGGGCTCAGTGACGGAAACCTGCGCAAAGACGGCAGACGAAATCAGTGCAGCACACAGCGAGGCGACGATCTTCACTTTCATGGTGTTCTCCTTAGGGGCGGGATGAAGCTGTTTGAATCAGGGTCTGCACATCGGCCGCAACGGATTCGGCCGTACTCTGGTAGGACACGGCGAGGCGCAGGCGCCCTGCCGGATCAAAAACGTAGCTCGTTGCGGTGTGATCCATCGAGTACGAGCCGCCAGTCGGCACCTTGCGATAGAAAACACGGAATTCGTCGGCAACCTTGCGGGTTTCCTCGAGACTGGTATAGAGCCCGAGGAAGTCGGGGTCGAACGCAGCGGTATAGGCCTTGAGTACACCGGGCAGGTCGCGCTCGGGGTCGACACTGACAAAGATCACCTGCAGCCTGTCGGCATCGTCGCCGAGCAGTTGCCGCACCTGCGCGGCGCGCGACAGTGCAGTCGGGCAGATGTCCGGGCATTGGGTGAAGCCGAAGAACATCATCACGACCTTGCCGCGAAAGTCAGCGAGACTGCGGGTCGCGCCGTCGGGGTCGAGCAGGCTGAAGTCGTGGCCGAAGTTGGCGCCGGTGATGTCGGTATTTCTGAAGCTGACCGTCTCCCTGTTGCAGGCGCTCAGCGCCATTGCAATGAACAGCCCCATCAACAGGACGAGCAGCGTACGCAGCAAGAAGGTCCGCGCCAGTGCGGCGTGGAAGAAATCGTGTAAAGGCATGAATACCTCCGGAATCGGTGATTGCACAGCGCACGCCGCGCACAGGGTGCGGGCAGCACGCGTTCAGCGACGATCAGGAGGCAGCGGGTGGCGCGCGCGGACTCGAAGCCGTCCACGCAAACAGTGGCCGGGGAGCGGAGAAGAAAAGCGGGGGTTCAAGCGCGGCCATGCCGATGACGGCAAATCCGGCGGACAGCTCAGGTGGCAGACCGAACGAGCCTGCGTGCGGACAGCAATAAGGGCAGGATGCAGTGGACGCGCCGGGCGCGTCGTCGCCTTGTTGCCCGCTGTCCGCATCGACCGCAATCCATTGCATGCCGGACGCCGAGCACACCTCAATCCAGCGCTGATGGCCATCCCCGAGCACCGTCATTGCCTGGCTCACCGCAGGCGCAAGCGCACCGAGCAGGATCGCAAGCGTTGCGAACCAGGCAGCAAGGCGGAACTGGCGTCTTCGGATGAACATCAATCAGGGTCGGGGCAAAGGGGCTGGCGTGCAGACTGGCAGGGTGTCCGGTAATGTCGGCCGATTATAGACGTTTCGACACAATGAAACTTGACCCAGATCATTTAATGCTGTGCGACGCGCGCCTGCAGCACTGCGCACAGACAGTCCTGAATGGCACAACGAGGTGCCGGTTCCCCGGTCACCCCGTTGTCACACCCGAACCGGGTCGGGCGCAGAATCAGCGAACAGGCGCCGAGCCGATCAGCCCAGCCACTTGCGCGCGTTGCGGAACATGCGCAGCCACGGCGAAGCGTCCGGGCTCTCGTCGATCATCCACTGCGGTGCCCACGACATCTGCAGCGTGCGAGCGGTGCGCTCGGGGTGCGGCATCATGATGGTGAAGCGGCCATCTGCCGTGGTGAAGCCGGTTGCACCCAGCGCCGAACCGTTGGGGTTCTGCGGATAGGTTTCGGTCGGCTGACCATGGTTGTCGACATAGCGCAGCGCCAGCAGCGCCTTCTCGCGGTCGGCTTCAGCCGCGAACACCGCCCTGCCCTCGCCGTGGCTGACGACGATCGGCATGCGGCTGCCGGCCATGCCGGCGAGCAGGATGGACGGGCTGTCGACCACCTCGGTCATCACGAAGCGGGCCTCGAACTGCTCGCTGCGGTTGCGATGGAAGGTTGGCCAGGCGTCTGCACCCGGAATGATCGGTGCGAGGTGAGCCATCATCTGGCAGCCGTTGCACACGCCCAGCGCAAAGCTGTCAGTGCGCCCGAAGAAGGCTTCGAACTCTGCACGCAGCCTGGGGTTGAACAGGATGGACTTGGCCCAGCCCTGCCCGGCACCGAGCACGTCGCCATACGAGAAGCCACCGCAGGCAGCCAGGCCGTGGAAGTCGAGCAGTTGCTTGCGGCCGGACTGCAGATCCGACATGTGGACATCGACCGGCTCGAAGCCGGCACGCTCGAAGGCCGCTGCCATCTCGAACTGCGAGTTCACGCCCTGTTCGCGCAGCACCGCGACCTTGGGTCGGGCGCCGGTGGCGATGAAGGGCGCTGCGACGTCGTCCTTGACGTCGAAGGACAGCGCGACCGACAGACCGGGGTCGGTCGCATCCGCGAGACCATCGAACTCCTGCTGCACGCACTCGGCGTCGTCGCGCAGACGGGCGATCTGGTAGCTGGTCTCGGACCAGGCCTGCATCAGCTCGCTGCGGCTGGCGGCAAGGATACGCTTGGCACTGCGCCAGAAGCGGATTTCGTCCTTGTCGTTGGGCTCGCCGATGAAGTGATAGGTCAGGCGGGCTTCACGCAGAATCTCGGTGATCTTCGAACGCTCGTCACGACGGATCTGGATGACCGCACCGAGTTCTTCGGCAAACAGGCCGGAGATCAGCTTGTCATCGAAGCGGCCCTTGAGCATGTCGGGCTTCTTCTCGAGGCCATCGACATCGTTCATGTAGGGGTCGTAGCAGACGGTGTCGAGCACCAGCGACAGGCCGCACTTGCTGGCGAACGCCATCTCGCACACGGCTGCGAACAGGCCGCCGTCAGAACGGTCGTGATAGGCCAGGATCAGGTCTTCGCGACGCAGACGCTGGATCGTGGCAAAGAAGGCCGCGAGCTGCTCGGGGTCGACATCGGGTGCATGCTCACCCACCGAGTTGAAGACCTGTGCCAGCACCGAACCGCCGAGGCGGTTCTTGCCATTGCCAAGGTCGATCAGCATCAGCTCGGTTTCAACACCTTCGGGCAACTGCAGTTGCGGCGTCAGCGTGCGACGGATGTCGGTCACCGGCGCAAACGCGGTGGCGATCAGCGACAGCGGCGACACCACCTGCTTGTCCTCGCCATTGTCGGCCCATGCGGTGCGCATCGACAGCGAGTCCTTGCCCACCGGGATCGACACACCGGCCTTGATACAGAAATCCGACACCGCCTTCACCGTGTCGAAGAGCTTGGCGTCCTCGCCGCGATGGCCGGCAGCTGCCATCCAGTTGGCCGACAGTTTGACGTCGCCCAGGTCGGCAATATCGGCCGCGGCGATGTTGGTAATCGCCTCGGCCACAGCCATGCGTCCCGAAGCCGGCGCGTCGACGCAGGCCAGCGTAGTGCGCTCGCCCATGGCGAAGGCTTCGCCGCGATAGCCCTGGAAACTCATCGCGGTAACCGCGACGTCGGCCACCGGCACCTGCCACGGTCCGACCATCTGGTCGCGCGCGGTCAGGCCGCCCACCGAGCGGTCGCCGATGGTGATCAGGAAACGCTTGCTTGCCACGGTCGGGTTACGCAGCACACGCAGGCCGGCGTCCATCAGATCCATGCCGGTCACGTCGAACGGCGGCAGATGGACGGCGCGGCGCGAGACGTTACGGGTCATCTTCGGCGGCTTGCCGAGCAGGACCTGCATCTCCATGTCGACCGGCTTGTTGTCGAAATGACGGTCGCTCACGGTGAGGTGACCGTCAGCGGTCGCGGTACCAAGCACCGCGAAGGGGCAGCGCTCCCGCTCGCAGAAGGCGCGGAACTGGTCGAGGCTTTCCGGTGCGATCGCGAGCACGTAGCGCTCCTGCGATTCGTTCGACCAGATCTCGCGCGGGCTCATGCCCGGCTCTTCGATGTGCACTTCGCGCAGTTCGAAATGCGCGCCCAGGCTGGCGTGGTCGGCCAGTTCCGGCATCGCGTTCGACAGACCACCCGCGCCGACGTCATGGATAGCGATGATGGGGTTGGCCTCGCCCTGCTGCCAGCAGGCGTCGATCACTTCCTGGCAGCGGCGCTGGATTTCGGGGTTGCCGCGCTGCACCGATGCAAAGTCGAGATCGGCAGCGTTGGTGCCGGTCGCCATCGACGAGGCGGCACCGCCGCCCAGGCCGATGAGCATGCCCGGACCGCCAAGCTGAATCAGCAGCGTGCCCGGCGGGAAGGTCGGCTTGTGCGATTGCTGTGCCTGGATGCTGCCCAGACCGCCGGCAATCATGATCGGCTTGTGGAAACCGCGCACCTCGCCCTGCACTTCCTGCTCGAAAGCGCGGAAGTAGCCGGTCAGGTTGGGACGGCCGAATTCGTTGTTGAAGGCTGCGGCGCCGATCGGCCCTTCGATCATGATGTCGAGGGCGGAGGCGATGCGCTCGGGCTTGCCGTAAGGCTTTTCCCACGGCTGCTGATAGCCCGGGATGTTCAGGTTGGAGACCGAAAAACCGGCCAGGCCCGCTTTCGGGCGCGAACCGCGACCGGTCGCACCTTCATCGCGGATCTCGCCACCGGCGCCGGTGGCTGCGCCCGGGAAGGGCGAAATGGCGGTCGGATGGTTGTGGGTCTCGACCTTGGCGAGGATATGGGTTTCCTCGCTGTGGTAAGCGAAACGACCTGCTGCGTCCGGATACAGGCGCTCGATGGTGGCGCCCTCGATGACCGAGGCGTTGTCCGAGTAGGCCACGACCGTACCTTGCGGATGGGCCTTGTGGGTGTCCTTGATCATGCCGAACAGGGTCTTCTCCATCGGACGGGCATCGATCACCCAGTCGGCGTTGAAGATCTTGTGGCGACAGTGCTCGGAGTTCGCCTGGGCGAACATCATCAGTTCGACATCGGTCGGATTGCGTGCGATTCGGGTGAAGTTCTCGACCAGGTAATCGACTTCGTCGTCCGACAGCGCGAGCCCCAGCGTACCGTTTGCCTCTTCCAGCGCAGCGCGGCCGCCACCGAGAATATCCACCGAGGTCAGCGGCTGCGGTTCGTAGTGATGGAACAGGGCGTCGGCCTCGTCCATCTTCGCCAGCACCGACTCGGTCATGCGGTCGTGCAGCCTCGCCAGCAACTCGGACCGGGCATCAACGCCCTTGCCCGCCAGCGTGAAGGCCGTACCGCGCTCGATGCGCACGACCTTGTCGAAACCGCACTGATGCGCGATATCGGTCGCCTTGGAAGACCACGGCGAGATCGTGCCCAGACGGGGAACGACCAGCATCATGGTGCCGGCCGGCGCCGTCGGCGTCTCCGGCGTGGCACCGAGCAGATCGACCAGACGGGCGGTCTCTTCGGCGTCCAGCGCGGCATTCAGTTCAACGAAATACCAGTGCTCGGCGGCCAGCCCCTGCAGTTTGGGCAGCACTTCGGCCACACTGCGGGAGAGACGATCCAGGCGGGACCGGGAGAGCGCGGCAGCGCCACGGAGCTTGAGGATTTGGGTCATGTCTGTCGAAACGCGAAAAAAGAGGTACCGAACAACGGCAATCGGAAGCGCGGAATTATACCCGAGGCGCTCCCTCCCCCGACGCGGATGAAGCGTCTGTGACAAAGCTGCGCGGCTAGAAGTACGGGGGATCAGCTAAAATGCGCCTTTGTCTGCCCGCCCCACGCCCGATGAGCGCCTCCGTTTCACGTTTCGCGAGCGATGATTCACCCTCGATCGGGTGGTTCGTCTTCCCTGCCGCAGTGTGCGCACTGTGTGCAGCAGTGCTGGCTGCGCTCGGCCTGAACGAGACCTGGTTCATCGCCTGGAACACCGCTGCAAGCGGCATCGCACCGGGATTCGTGTGGGCCGGCATCACCAACCTGGCCTCGACGCTGGGCGCCTTCGCGTTGATCACGCCTGCACTTGCGTGGCGCCCGCGCTGGCTCGCAGCCACCCTGCTCGCGGCCCCCGTCGCCACCCTGTATACCCACGGCCTGAAACAGCTTTTTGCCGAACCACGCCCTGCCGCCGTTCTCGCGCAGGATCAGTTCAACGTTGTCGGCCTGCCGCTGCGCACCGACTCCTTTCCCTCCGGACACTCGCTTACCGCCTTCGTCATAGCGGGCGTGATCGTGCTCTGTGCCAGCCCTGCGGTGCGCCGCCAGTGGGCGTGGGTCGTCCTCGCGGCTGCGGTTCTGATGTGCTTTTCCCGCGTCGCCGTCGGTGCGCACTGGCCGCTCGACCTGTTTGCCGGGGCGGCGGGTGGATGGCTGAGTGCGGTCATCGGCGTGCGCTGGTCCGCTCACTGGCGCTTCTGGGAACGCCGACGCGGCGTGCAGACCATGGGGGCGCTGATGATCCTGGTCGCCGTGCTGCTTGCGTTCGAGGACCTCGGCTACCCGGAAGGGCTGTGGATGCAGTACCTGCTGGTGGTGTGGGGCATGGCCGGCGCCGTTTTCGCACTGGTGCGCCCGATGACCTGCAAGGTGCCCACATGAAGCGCGCCATTGCAATCCTGCTCAGCCTCGGTCTGCTGGGCTGGTTTCTCGCCGACGCCCGCTGGCAGACCCTGGGCGCGGCGCTGGGCCGCCTGACGCCTGCCATCGTGGCCGTGGCCGTGGCCGGCTTTGCCGCCAGCTACCTGCTGCGCGCACTGCGCGTGTACGACGAATTCCGTCGCGATGCCGCGGGCCGCTTCGGCGCCTGCGTGCGTATCGTGCTGATGCACAATGCGATGGTCAATATCGTGCCCTTCCGGGGTGGCGAGGCCGCATTCCCGCTGCTGCTGCAGCGTACCTTCGGCACGCCGCTGCCGCGGGCGATTGCCTCGCTGTTCTGGTTCCGCCTGCAGGATGCGCTCGTGGTCGGCATGGTCGCCGTCGCGGTATGGCCCGAACTGCCTCTGGCATTGCGCATTGCGGGCCTGGTCGCGCTCGCCGTGTTTGCCTGGGGGCTGCCGCGCTGGGCACGCAAGCCACATGACTGGGCAGAGCGCGGTGCGTTCGCGGGCAAACTGGCGAAGCTGCGCAACGCCTTTGGCGAATCCACCCGTCACGCCCGCTTCGGCTGGCTATGGACGGTTTCCAACTGGTCGGTGAAGCTCGCCGCGCAGGCGTGGTTGCTCGCAGCCCTGCTCTCCACCGGCATGCCCGAGGGCGCAGCCGGTGCGCTCGGCGCAGAACTCGCCGCCATTCTTCCGATTCAGGGCGTGGCCGGTTTCGGCACCTACGAAGCCGGCGCCGCCGCCGCCCTGCTGCCCGCCGGCATCGCCTTCGGCGACGGCCTGCAGGCGGCACTCGCCCTCCATCTTTTTGTCATTGCCTGTGCGCTGAGCGCAGGTGCGCTGGCCTGGCTGTTCCCGAACGCCGGCCCGGCATCTGCCGCAACGACGGCACAAGCCCATTCATCTTCCGAGAGTGCATCCCGTTCATGAACAAGTCGCCCCTGCCCCACGCCGAACCGCAGATCCCCGAGGGCCTGCCCGAGCACACCCTGTCCGTGGTGGTGCCGATGTACAACGAGGCGGAGAACGTCGAGCCGCTGCTCGACCGCATTCATCTCGCCCTCGGCCCCTACCCGTGGCCCTGGGAAGTGGTGCTGGTCGATGATGGCAGCTCGGACGCCACGCCGCTTGAGCTCGCGCGCTGCGCCAAGCAGTTCGGCCCTCACGTCCGTGTTGTCGAGCTGATGCGCAACTTCAAGCAGACCGCCGCGATGCAGGCCGGGCTCGATGCCGCCCGCGGCAGCGTGATCGTGACCATGGACGGCGATCTGCAGAACGACCCCATCGACATCCCGCGCATGGTGTACCGCCTGCTCACGGAAGATCTCGACCTCGTGGCTGGCTGGCGCAAGGATCGCCAGGACGGGCTGCTGCTGCGCAAGATTCCGTCGCGCATCGCCAACCGCCTGATCGCCCGCCTCACCGGCGTGCATCTGCGCGACTACGGCTGCAGCCTCAAGGTGTTCCGCGGTTCCGCCATCAAGAGCGTGCGCCTGTACGGCGAAATGCACCGCTTCATTCCCGCGTGGCTGGCGACCGTCACCACGCCGCGACGCATTGCCCAGGAAGTCGTCACCCACCACGCACGGGTGTTCGGCCAGTCCAAGTACGGCATCTCGCGCACCTTCCGCGTCATTCTCGACCTGGTCTTCGTGTACTTCTTCATGCGCTTTCGCACGCGTCCGGGTCATTTCTTCGGCGGCATCGGTATCGGCCTCGGCGCCCTGGGCAGCCTGATCCTGGCCTACCTCGGTTTCGTGAAGATCTTCCTCGGCGAAGAGATCGGCACCCGGCCCCTGCTCTTCGGCGGCTTCTTCCTGGTGATTGCGGGCGTGCAGATGGTGACGTCCGGGGTACTGGCAGAGCTGCTCACCCGGGTCTATTACGAGTCGGGCACGTCGCGCCCCTACCTTTCCCGCCCGGCCGTCGAACTTGCAGCGGATGAGGGCTGGCGTCAGCCCGTCGAGGCGTGAGCATGCTGTCGCGCAACCCCGTCGTCGCCACCCTGATCCTGCTGCTGCCGCTGGCGAGCTTCTTTCTGCTGCTGGGCGGTGCGCCGCTGTTTGACGTAGACGAAGGTGCCTTCTCCGAGGCAACCCGCGAAATGTTCGCGCGCGGGGACTTCCTGTCGACCTACCTCAACGGCGAGCACCGCTTCGACAAGCCGATTCTGGTGTACTGGTTTCAGGCGCTGGGCTACCTGATCTTCGGTGCCACCGAGTGGGCCTTCCGTCTGCCTTCCGCAGTTGCGGCAGTGATCTGGAGCTACGCCACCTGGTATTTCGCGCGCCAGCGTTTCGGCCCGGACACTGCGCTTGCCGCACTCGCCGTCGCCGCCACCGCCATCGGCCCCTTCGCCATCGGGCGTGCGGCCACCGCCGACGCCCTGCTCAACATGCTGCTGGCGCTGGCACTGTTCGATGCCTGGCGTCATCTGGAGTCGGGCCAGCGCACGCCCTTGCTGCGCAGCTACGTCTGGATTGCGCTGGGCGTGCTCACCAAGGGGCCGATTGCCCTGATCGTGCCAGGCACGGTCACGCTGCTGTACTGCGCCACGCGCGGAGAATGGAAGCGCTGGGCACGCTCCGTGTTCGACCCCACGGGCTGGGCGATTCTCGCCGTCCTGGTTACACCCTGGTACGTCTACGCGCTGTTCACCCACGGGCAGAACTTCATCGACGGCTTTATCCTCAAGCACAACGTCGAACGCTTCACCGGCACCCTTGAGGGGCATACCGGCAGCCTGTTCTATTACATCTTTGCCGTTCCGCTGCTGCTGCTGCCATGGACCTCGCCGCTGATCGCATCGCTGCGCAACATCCGCGCCGACGCGGGCACCGGCGTGCGCCGTTTCCTGTGGATCTGGGCCGGGTTCGTCGTCGTCTTCTTCTCGCTCTCCGGCACCAAGCTGCCGCACTACGTGCTCTATGGCTCGACGCCGCTGTTCCTGCTGATCGCAGCACACCGCGACAGCCTGCGCCGGGGCTGGGTGCACTTCGCACCGCTCACCCTGCTGCTAGCGCTGTTCGTGACCCTGCCGCTGGTGTTCGATCTGCTCTCGGCGAGCTCAGCGGGCAATGCCTATTACCGTGCCCAGCTCGGCGATGCGCTGGCGCGTGCCGATGCGATCTACTACACCGTCACCCTTGCCTGCCTGCTGCTGTGGCTGGCAGTCGCATTTCGCCTGCCGGCGGGCATCTGGTCAAAGATGATGGCGGGTGCGGCGCTGCAGGTACTGGCACTGACCACGGTCGTCGTCCCCTGGGTCGGCAACGTGCTGCAAGGACCCGTGAAGGAAGCCGCAGCCTTCGTACGCGAGCGGCCCGAGCCCGTGGTGGCATGGCGGCTCGACGTGCCCAGCCTCAGCGTCTACCGCGAGGCCGTCACACCCTCGCGCGCGCCGCTTGCCGGTGAGCTTGCCGTCACCCGCATCGATCGCGTACCTGAAACCGGATACGAAACACTGTTCCTCAAGGGCGGTGTTGCAGTTGTCAGGCAGCAAACCGCAGAGGAATGAACATGGACGCAGCACAGACCCCGAGCGGCACTGCTCATGAAGGCGGACCGCGCAGCCGCCTCACCCTGATCATGCTGGTCAGCATGCTGGCCTGTTCCGCACTGTTCCTGCTGTGGCCTGAAATCGACCTCCGTACCAGCGCTGCCTTCTACACCGAGGGCAGCGGCTTCTGGGGCGAGCGCAATGCATTCGTGATGGCGCTGTACCGGGGCATTCCGATGATGTCCAACGCCATCATCATCGGCCTCTTCATCGCACTCTTTGCCTACATGTTTCAGCGCGGCCTTCAGGGTGCCCGCAGGCGCATCCAGGTCGGCTACCTGATCACGGCGCTCATCCTCGGGCCTGGCCTGCTGATCGACGTCGTGCTGAAGGATCACTGGGGACGGGCGCGACCGGCAAAGGTCACCGAGTTTGGCGGCGCCGCGACCTTTTCGCCCGCCATCATTCCGACCGATCAGTGCGGCAAGAACTGTTCGTTCGTCAGCGGCCATGCATCGGCAGGCTTCTATTTCGTCAGTCTCGGCTTTCTCGGCGGGGTTGCAGCCCGCCGGCGGTGGACGCTGATCGGACTCGGACTCGGCGCGGTCTTCGGATTTGGTCGCGTCGCACAGGGCGGACACTTTCTGAGCGACATCGTCTTCAGTTTCTACGCAACCTGGTTCGCCGCGTGGCTGGCATGGGTGATGTTCAGAAAACTCGGCTGGATGAGCGACCCCGACGAAACCGGGGCCACCACGCCCCGCTGATCCGGGGACCAGGTTTCAGGCCGGGCATCGCGCAACCCCGACATCGCGTCTGTCGCCGCAGCGCATGCACTCGGCTAAGGCCGTGATCCGCTCAGCGCGGCTTGGGGCTTGCCGTTCGCGACTTGAGAAAGGCCAGTTCGGCCTGGCGCTTCTTCAGCGCCTCGTTGAGCTCAGCCAGCTGGCGCTCGAGCTCGGCCCGGGTCGCGCGCTCCATCTCAAGCGCAAGACGCCCCACACTGAGCTCCTCGGCAAGGCGCTGATTGTCCTGCTCCAGCGCCTGCACCTTGACCCCATGCGCCAGATCCGTGTCGAGATACCACACCAGGCAGATCAGAAAAGTCAGCAAGGCACCGCCAAGCGCGGCCCCAATCACCAGCTTGCGCTGATGCGCGGCAATACGGTCGCTGACAACGTCCTCTCCCAGGCGACGCGGGCGAAAACCGGCGAATCGGTTCACAGTGGCACTGCGTCAGGAGTTGTCGAGGTAACGCAGGGGATTGACGAAGGCCCCGTTGCGGAGCACTTCGAAGTGCAGGTGCGCGCCGGTCGAGCGGCCGGTCGAACCCACCGCTGCGATCCGCTGCGACGGCGTCACCACGTCGCCCACCTTCACGAACAGACGCGAGCAGTGTGCATAGCGGCTCACGAGCCCGTTACCGTGATCGATCTCGACCAGATAGCCGTACTCGCGGTGATAGCCGGAAAAAACGACCCGACCGCCTGCACTGGCATGAATCGGGGTGCCCGCACGCGCCTGAAAATCGAGACCGGAGTGAAACGCGCTGCGCCCGTTGAACGGATCGACCCGGGTGCCAAATGACGAGTTGCGACGCCCGTTAGG
This genomic interval from Parazoarcus communis contains the following:
- a CDS encoding ArnT family glycosyltransferase, whose protein sequence is MLSRNPVVATLILLLPLASFFLLLGGAPLFDVDEGAFSEATREMFARGDFLSTYLNGEHRFDKPILVYWFQALGYLIFGATEWAFRLPSAVAAVIWSYATWYFARQRFGPDTALAALAVAATAIGPFAIGRAATADALLNMLLALALFDAWRHLESGQRTPLLRSYVWIALGVLTKGPIALIVPGTVTLLYCATRGEWKRWARSVFDPTGWAILAVLVTPWYVYALFTHGQNFIDGFILKHNVERFTGTLEGHTGSLFYYIFAVPLLLLPWTSPLIASLRNIRADAGTGVRRFLWIWAGFVVVFFSLSGTKLPHYVLYGSTPLFLLIAAHRDSLRRGWVHFAPLTLLLALFVTLPLVFDLLSASSAGNAYYRAQLGDALARADAIYYTVTLACLLLWLAVAFRLPAGIWSKMMAGAALQVLALTTVVVPWVGNVLQGPVKEAAAFVRERPEPVVAWRLDVPSLSVYREAVTPSRAPLAGELAVTRIDRVPETGYETLFLKGGVAVVRQQTAEE
- a CDS encoding phosphatase PAP2 family protein, coding for MDAAQTPSGTAHEGGPRSRLTLIMLVSMLACSALFLLWPEIDLRTSAAFYTEGSGFWGERNAFVMALYRGIPMMSNAIIIGLFIALFAYMFQRGLQGARRRIQVGYLITALILGPGLLIDVVLKDHWGRARPAKVTEFGGAATFSPAIIPTDQCGKNCSFVSGHASAGFYFVSLGFLGGVAARRRWTLIGLGLGAVFGFGRVAQGGHFLSDIVFSFYATWFAAWLAWVMFRKLGWMSDPDETGATTPR